Proteins encoded together in one Pontiella desulfatans window:
- a CDS encoding putative quinol monooxygenase: MHFASEQDAKSALELLHSSLECTMSKNGCLDCRVLMDSNEPVKVDYLEQWQTEEAFRRHVGSHDFKHVFFAMDMCCESPGVKIEKVVSQSGLDYLRTVYEEGIGLVTGEWKQTGSIRIME; the protein is encoded by the coding sequence ATGCATTTCGCCTCCGAGCAGGACGCGAAGAGTGCGCTTGAACTCCTGCATTCCTCCTTGGAATGCACCATGTCCAAAAATGGATGTCTCGACTGCCGGGTGCTCATGGATTCGAACGAGCCGGTGAAGGTGGACTATCTCGAGCAATGGCAAACCGAGGAGGCATTTCGCAGGCATGTCGGGTCCCATGATTTCAAACATGTCTTTTTTGCGATGGATATGTGCTGCGAGTCCCCGGGGGTGAAGATTGAAAAGGTGGTATCGCAAAGCGGATTGGATTATTTGCGCACCGTGTATGAAGAGGGCATCGGCCTTGTAACCGGGGAATGGAAGCAGACCGGGTCAATCCGGATCATGGAATAA